The stretch of DNA GGTCATACTAGCGTTGTTTATGGGTGCTTGGTCCGATCGGCGTGGCCGTAAGCTTCCACTTATTTTGGGTCTGGTAGGAAAGCTCCTCTACTCTGCGATGCTGGTGGTAAACTCCCGGATGGACAGTTGGCCGGTCCAATACATCATCTACACTGCAACCATTCCCAGTGTCCTCACGGGTGCAGACGTAGCGGTTTTCGGAGCATGCTACGCTTACATATCGGATGTGACAAGTACAGCGGATCGAACTTCCCGTATCGCGCTCTTAGAGGTAGCCTACCTCAGTACGATGCCCATTGGAGTCATTGTCGGGAGATACATATACAGCCGTGTTGATAAATCGTTCACAATTATGTTCACTATCAACGTGGTGCTTCTGCTCTCATCGATCATCTACTCCGCATTGTTCCTTAAATCGCACACCACCGATCGACAGGTCTCAATACTGGAATTGCGATGGTACCAAATGCCAGGCGATCTTTTCGATCGGAGTCACATCGAACGCTCGCTGGAAACTTTCTCCAGGAAGCGTAGCCTAAATCGTCGAACCTATCTGTATGCCCTGATGGCCGCCGTGTCATTCTACAACTTCCAGCGAGATGAAAagtctttcatgtatttgtacaCACTGCTCAAGTTCGGCTGGGACGAAGACCGGTATAGCTATTTCCGGACCTATCAAACGGCAATGTACGTTGTGCTGCTGTTCCTGGGAATGCCACTGTGCACTAAGGTGCTCCGGTTGCGTGATACGGTAAGATCATCTTGatgttatgaaaaatacaaatacaaatcttGCGTTTCAGATTATGGTCATGTTTGGTGCCATGACCCATGCCGTGGCACGGCTCGTCTTCGTGTCCGCTCAGGTGGACTACATGATGTATGTGGGAGCAACGGTATCCAGCTTGGGACCGTTTACAGCCCCTGTGTTGCGGTCAATGATTTCCAAGATGTTTCCCGTCGCGGAACGGGGGATTATTTTCTCGTTTCTATCGGTCTTTGATAACGCTACCACGCTGATCAGCGGGGTCTTGTACACCGAGGTGTACAATGCGTCGATTGGTAGCTATCCACAAGCGTTTTTGTGGGTCACCATCGCAACCCAGCTAACGGTGCTTATATTGACGATGTAAGCGTATAGGTCACTAAAAGTAGTGTCAAATAATTACACGAAATCTTACTGTTTCAGAGGCGTTCATGTTTCCCTTCGTGGGAAAACGTTTGAGGAGAGTACCACAGAAGTAGACGCCCTACTTGGAGGCGACCAACACTCGACAGGTGAACCTGATGGCTGTAGGACAGCTGAACGGACGTGATATTCATAACTGCGCGTTGTGGTGATCAATTAGAGGCTTATTTTGTATAGTTTCAAACGAACTTTTATTCGAAATAGAGAACAATGTCTTTTCTAGAGGTGAGTATTTTTCATACTATCAAAAGAAATGACCTAAACACGATAGGCGTTACCTTGATCAGCGAAACAAACTCGCAGGGATTCCTCGGCCACGTGCGTTGGTTTGTGAGGGGGAACGGCGATCTGGTAGAAAAGCTCGATTCCTTTACTCAGCAAATTGATGGCTTCGTCCGCACGTTCGTCCTGTGAATATGAAATAATGGCAGTTAATACTCGGTCGTGACAACATGCATCTTCATCATATTATGTAGTATTAGAGACAACATTCATATTTATTTGAGGTTTGATAGGCTTTTCAAAACTTCTTTTGTTACGTCGGTATTATACTTTCGATTATGACAGCTAATATACCATACGTCATTCATCCCAATTCGATTGGAGAGattaggtagtcagaagtgtAGTCTTAGCCATGCTTCGATATGAATTAGTGTTTTTATTAAACAATTATCTCAAAGCGTAGTTATTCACAAGTTTGAGCAAAAAAGTTTATCCACCCCCAAACGGATACTATGATTTAAGTGTGTTTTACAGAGTTTTATTGTGTATTCTGCCACTTtctcgaatgtaaacattgtatCTAGCTGTTATTTAGTGCTCTTAAAGTTTTTGTTCTCACAATTTTCAGTTTCATGTtcaaaattggaaattttctgtTGCAAAATGCTCAAAAAAGCACAAATTTCTATCAGCATCCGAAATTCGATTATTGGACATCACAAAACTGGCGAAAGTTACCGTGGTATTGCCGATATTGTCCAGCTGCACAAAGATACGGTCGCCAAGATTGTCCAAGATCGGCATAGTCATactcaactgaggatagtcagaggactatgaagaaattcccctTCGTATACTCTATCTCATTTcgttcttccccgtcaaatggacttcattgcattttgaagtgactcctTCCAGACTGAACTCGTTTCTCTCtcgtgtatcacgtatgcatgtatcgatataggtgtgctagattttttttgtatagtacACGAAAATAAATCACACGTATAAAaaagcgtgcagtgttgtgctCAGAAACACTAAATGATaggtctgagcctagaggcacggacgggatcttgacataggactgtgattgtgtgtagtaactgcatttaaattgagCTTCTCATTGTTccaaatctatattttttttttctcttttgatacattaaaTCCTGCATGTACTTGTATCTTCTAaatgggttagatgacataacgtggtagaattcggtaccacattctgttcaaaaatgtacacaaaaataccattaaagccaatactacccttttcttctatttattcaatcatgcagaagaagacaaagagtcatcatgtatcatttttaaacacaagtctaaatagttaagacgtacataaatataagactgagtcaaatcaatttatgaatacaaaaatatattatagataaaaatagcattatctccttcgttaccacgttgtccggaacattgtttgtaataactttatagcactgtaagatcgcgactactcaagctatcataatctgatttacgtgggtatattctttcgatcttctgaatcagcagtcatttaaattcatttattgcatttttacataaccaaacaacatactcgatattatgacatcctggaccacaattacacaaattgttaatagtgagacctacacgataaaaatatgaattgagcacaaattgattggacaacacacaatataatataaaattaatgcctattatcggtaaatggagaataattaattttacgcatcaactgacattatgagctaacgcccgaatttaggcaaaaagattgctcgttgcgtcgggaagGAAGCGGCTGGATAGtgcatacccaattaaatcgtcaaattgttaacttacttttttttactatattcactgttcatgtttcaagcaaaaaaaaatctggataaattttctgtcgttacatttttcgtagagtgaccacccccccccccccctatatagaaatcaaagacatagtcctatgtcaaaatttgtgaattttgttgatataaacccgtttttctgttttttttttttcactaaattgaattcggagacaaagtgaacttaaattttgtttagaattcctcccaaactgcatgCTATTTAATAATACTATCGCGAGGACCTCTATAGCATATTGTCtatgttcgttggtttgagttcacagtgggtagacaataaatcgttcattaatggtgtaactactttctcACATCAGGAATCGAGTTTTAGTTCCCCTTAATATGGACATAAAAATGAGATTGACGCGGGTAAAAAGATTCGGGTCAAAGggaagtagaaatgtggattgaagtcagttgaatgaagaggcagatttgtatccattagttcatcagtcattttCGCTCTCATCGCTCGTCAATTCAAAttttgttgacggcgaatgccgaagtagtcctagtcgaagcaaAGCTGCTGAGaggtcgattttcatttttcattttagaagaTTTCGGGTCCTGTGCAGATGTACAAAAGGCGTGGTTCTATCTCACCAGCTAAGCGATCGAGGCGTCCTTCAAAGACAACTGGCCGAATTGACAAAGTAATCGTGAAGAAGGCGGAACTGGACCGGGCACTGTCGACTTCGAAAATTGCGAAACAAATTGAAAGCGAGTTTTCCATTCAACACAATCCGTACGAAATCATGTTCGCGAGAAAGGTCTTAAGGACAGAGTAGCACTTAAGAAGCCATGGTTGCccgcaaaaaaataccaaaaaaagatTGAAGTGGACCCAGGTCCACATTTTATGGACCAGTGATGACTGGAATAAGGTGATTTGGTCAGACGAGACGAAAATAATGTTATTTGGCTCTGATGCTATCACAAGAAAATGGCGGCGAACCGGTGAAAGTTTGAGAAAGGAGTGTTTGCGGCCCACAGTCAAGTATGGCGGTCTTTAAGAAACTGAACGCCTCACACAAAGGCTCTGTGCCTCAGGCTGAAATGTACAGCAACACGGAAGGAGGCATGTGGATGAACGAACGCGAAGTAACCGACACGATTCCAACCACTAATACCACGAAACAAAGCGTGATAATGTGAATAgatttcattccattccattctagTAGAATAACCGGTAGTGAATTCTGCTGCGACTGCTGTTGCTCCTGTCCTGCTCCTGTGGGGACTTGGACTTCTCGTTCGCCATGTCCAGGGCGGTGATACAAAATGTCTCACTGTTGAGGCGCGCAGTTTAATGATTTGCATTGACGGACGGTTATTTGACACTGagatataattttattttcactcaAATGTGGATAGGCCAGAACGTGTCAATTGAATCACTGGTTACGCAAAGCGGGTGTCAGTAACAAAAGAATAGGATATTATGTGATGTGCCTTTTTGTAAGATCGGACCTGTTGAAGGTGTCAGAACTACCGCGTTTGAATGAAGCGGATCATGGCGACCGCGCCAGGTTTGATTGAAAGCGGATCGCAAACCACCGCACTAGGTTTGAATGAAGCGGATCGTGAAGACCGCGCTAGGTTTGAataaagcggatcgtgacgaccacGCGAGGTTtgattaaaagcggatcgtgacgaccgcgcttgGTTTGAataaagcggatcgtgacgaccgcgctagatATAATTGAAAGCGGAAcgagacgaccgcgctaggtttGAATAAAGCGCATCGTAACGACTGCGCCAGGTTtgattaaaagcggatcgcgacgaccgcgctGGGTTTGAATGAAGCGGATCGTGAAGACCGCGTTAGGTATGATTGAGagtggatcgagacgaccgcgctaggtacgaatgaagcggatcgtgacgaccgcgccaGGTTTGACTGAAAGCGGATCGCAAACGACCGCACTAGGTTTGAatgaagcggatcgtgacgaccgcgctagatATGAATAAAGCGAATCGTGACGACCATCCCAGGTTTAATTAAAAGCGGTTCAAGATGACCGCGCCAGGTTtgattaaaagcggatcgaCGACCACGCTAGGTTTGAATGAAGTGGATCGTAACGACCCCGTAAGGTGTAATagaaagcggatcgagacgaccgcgctaggtttGAATGAAGTGGATCGTGACGACCCCGTAAGGTTTAATCGAAAGCGGATAGAGACAACCGCACTAGGTTTGCatgaagcggatcgtgacgaccgcgctaggtttAATCGACAACGGATTGAGACGACCGTGCTAGGTTTCAATGAAGCGGTTGGCGACGGCCACGTTAGATTTAATTGAGAGCGAATCACGGAGACCGCGCTATGTTGAATAGAAAGATAATCACGACGACCGCGCGTGGTTTGATTGAAGTGGCTCGTGACAACCGCAAATTTGAAATCTGGCATGCTACAGCGGATTATGTACAGCTTGAGAAGGTAGTAGGTGCTCATGAAACAGCCAGTAAAAAAATGAAGAGATTTGAAATGCTGGCAGATGACCTGATTGTAATCGGTGGAATTTTGATCAAAACTGGTAATGCAGTCATACCACAGATCCTAAGCCAGAAGACGCTATCGCTCATGAGAGTCACACAGCTACGACCAAATTTGCTAGAGCGCGTATGGTAGCCTGGCATGTCAAAGGATGCAAAGGCATGGGCGACCTCGTGTGTAGTTTGCGAATTGGCAGGGAACCTGAAAGGCCACGGGTATTTGTTTCCGTTGGGTAAACAATCGTTTCAGATTTCAACAGGCTCCTCCTTTCAATGCAAACGAACATAACGAGGAGCACGCTTGTATTCCCAGCGAAATGGCCTGGGAGAGAGTTGTATGAAACTGATTAGTATAGTATTGGTAGCAACAGCTTCAACTGGAACAAACtatggaaaaaatttgaaagtagtgatacacccagaaaaagTAATGACGGAGAGATAGATCAAGCTTCTGTGTCGCGGGAAAGCTACATTCGATGACAGCCTACTCAATGAAAAAGACAAGGAGTCTATAGTAAGGtccaaaaacaagaaaaacaaaaacagataatgtccacgtggacaataaATGATATCTTTTCTGCATTTTCCGCCTATTTTGGGTACTCCATATTACTCCATGAAATGGTTATGTCGAATATTTTTGCATATCATcgaacttcttcactgaaatatgtattctgCATGGAAGTCACATAAACATTGAACGATCAAGCTTCCATTGGTAGTAGAGGAT from Toxorhynchites rutilus septentrionalis strain SRP chromosome 3, ASM2978413v1, whole genome shotgun sequence encodes:
- the LOC129775453 gene encoding proton-coupled folate transporter-like; translation: MSDESLETVVQTEQWYHKITVEPPMFLFMMSCMLTSVVEQVFFLYKACTVNHGYPPEVCIAIQHHEDIEQDVQITASTFHMWNNVAMFVFPVILALFMGAWSDRRGRKLPLILGLVGKLLYSAMLVVNSRMDSWPVQYIIYTATIPSVLTGADVAVFGACYAYISDVTSTADRTSRIALLEVAYLSTMPIGVIVGRYIYSRVDKSFTIMFTINVVLLLSSIIYSALFLKSHTTDRQVSILELRWYQMPGDLFDRSHIERSLETFSRKRSLNRRTYLYALMAAVSFYNFQRDEKSFMYLYTLLKFGWDEDRYSYFRTYQTAMYVVLLFLGMPLCTKVLRLRDTIMVMFGAMTHAVARLVFVSAQVDYMMYVGATVSSLGPFTAPVLRSMISKMFPVAERGIIFSFLSVFDNATTLISGVLYTEVYNASIGSYPQAFLWVTIATQLTVLILTIGVHVSLRGKTFEESTTEVDALLGGDQHSTGEPDGCRTAERT